The nucleotide sequence CTTCAACAAGTATTATCCCACAAACCTCACTGACATCATCCACCCAGTCTACGCTCTACTATTACGTTAGCCAGACGAACACGAACAATTGCGAAGGGCCCCGCAGTACCATTACCGTAATTGTTAACCCTAAGCCAGCCAGACCAACAGTAACGGCTTCGCAGACCGCATGTCAAGGTTCGGCTCCCATTACGCTCTCGGCTTCGGGGTCAAATTTAAAATGGTATAGCGACGCAAATAGCCTTACTATGATTCCGGCTCCTACGATCCCGACTACTCTCCCAGGTACCTTCACCTATTTTGTGAGCCAGACTGATGGTAATGGCTGCGAGAGCAATCGAGCCAGCGTTATGGCGACCATTGTGGCTACTCCTGCACAACCGGCCACAGCCCCGCTTAGCATCTGCCAAAATGCTCAGCCCAGCGCCCTGACAGCAACTGCATCGCCGGGGGGCGTTTTAAACTGGTATACTACCTCGACGGGAGGCACACCACTTCCGGGCATTACACCCCCTACAACAATAGTTGCTATAACCACATACTATGTAAGCCAAAGCGTCAATGGGTGCGAAGGAGCTCGCGCTAGCCTAGACGTAACTATCAGACCGTTACCTCAGCAGCCGACGGTCATTCCCAATCCAGTTCCCTTATGTCAAAACAGTGCGCCGGCTCCACTGACAGCTACGGCAAGCGGCACGCTCTCTTGGTATACAGCCTCGTCGGGAGGACCTGCTTTGCCAAGTCTTATTCCATTAACGTCAAACACGGGATTAACGGCTTATTACGTTACCCAAACTGATGTCAACAATTGTGAAAGTACTCGCACGCAGGTTCTCGTAAATGTAAAGGCACGGCCAGCCGTACCAATTGTTGGCACGAATGCTATCACGCTTTGCCAGAATACACTGCCAACGGCTTTGACGGCATTAGCTATTGGAACCCAAAATTGGTATACGGTACCAGTGGATGGAGCACCAGCACCTTCAATCATACCATCGACAGCTAATCCAGGTCAATCCGCTTACTACGTCAGCCAAACCGTTGACGGGTGTGAAAGTGCCCGTGTTCCCGTTATTGTGACCGTGCAAGCTACTCCGCTTGTACCTACTGTGAGCGCTAATCCTATTTATTGCCAAGGCAGCATTGGCTCCGTTCCGCCCCTTTCTGCAAGTGCGCCAAACGGAGGAACCTTGGTTTGGTATACGCAGGAACTTGGGGGTACTGGGACATCAACCCCTCCCGTGCCACCCATTAACAGTGCTGGTACGGTTACGTATTATGTCAGCCAGAATATAAACGGCTGCGAAAGCCAACGGGTTAAATTAACAGCGACAATTAAATCGCCCCCAGAAGTTCCTACTGTAGTTCCTCAAGTAACCGCCTGCCAGAACGGGACAGCGGTTCTAACGGCTACGCTAAAAGGAGGAGTTAATCTGAATTGGTATACTGTCCCAACAGGAGGAAGTGCTTCTGCTGTTTCGCCTGTTCCTGTTACGAGTTCACCAGGGCAATTTTATTACTATGTTAGCCAGACTGATGCCAATGGCTGCGAAAGTAGCCGGGCTTTGGTTCTCGTCAGAGTCAATGCCCAGCCTGCAGCTCCACTGGTTTCTTCGGTAAGCCTCTGTCAGGGAATAGCCGCTACGCCCTTAAACGTTATACCCAATGGAGGTACGTTAAACTGGTATATGACCGCAACGGGCGGTGTAGCGTCTCCTGCAGCGCCTACCCCGAACACAACCGCCCCAGGAGCAACTCCTTATTACGTTAGTCTGACCGACATTAACGGGTGTGAAAGTAGCCGGAGTCTCTTGTTAGTGACGATTGCTCCTACACCAGCCGCTCCAGCCGTTACGACAATAGCGCCTGTCTGCCAGAACAGTACACCTGTTGTTCTAACGGCCTCCGGGTCAAATTTGAAATGGTATTCGGACGCAACGAGTAGTACGGTCAGCCCATCTATCTTACAGACGACTCAGGCTGGAACGTTTAATTTCTTTGTTAGTCAAACCGTTAACACCTGTGAGAGCCCCCGGGCACTGGTTACCGCAGTGGTCAATGCTTTACCGTCGGTACCAGGTGTTGTTGTCAATCAAACAGGTTGTCAGGATGCGATTGTTCAACCCTTGACTGCGACGGGTACAAACCTGCAATGGTACGATCAGAATGATAACATGATTTCGCCACCAACTCCCGCTACCAAGGTGGACATTGTTCAGATCTATACTTACAAAGTGACGCAGACAAATAACGGCTGTGCCAGTCCCAAGGCTACGGTTCAGTATACGGTCAACGTAACTCCTATACCAGGCGTTGTTTCTCCTGTTTCATTATGCCAGAATTCTGTAGCGACACCTCTACAGGCAACAGGGACTAATCTAAAATGGTATGGACCAACAGGTACTGTAACAGCGAATGCTCCATTACCAGTGACTTCGACTGTATCGGCCGGCCTGAGTTATTCAGTAAGCCAGACAAGTACGCTCGGTTGTGAAAGCCGTAAGGCAGAAGTTAAGGTTACGGTTACAGCACTACCAACGGCAAAACTAGATGGTAATGCATCTATCTACCTGGGCGGACCGGCCGTGCTCACGATGACGCTAACAGGCGTAGGACCGTATAGCTATACCTTATCCGAAGGCACAACCGGTATCATTGAATCAGCAGCTAATTCATCTACTACAGTTCGGGCAATAACAGTTATACCAGGCGCTTCGACGACTTACACGATCGCTTCTATTGCGAATGCCTGCGGAAACGGTACAGCGACAGGCGCGGCTGCTGTGACAGTCAGGGTCCCCACGGTTAACACAGCCGCATTATCGACCACGTCCGTCTGTTCGGGCGCGTCCTTTACCGTTCCATTTTCTACTACGGGCGAGTTTGTACCTGGTAATTCATTTTCGGTTGAAATTGCCAGCACCGCCGGTGACTCACTAACTCGAAAATATATACCAATTTCGAACGCGGTGCTGCAGGGGCCCGTTATTACGGCCAGTATACCACCTACGGTTGCAGCCGGTCAATACTATGTCCGGGTTGTTGCAGCCAACGGGCGTTATCCGATTTCCGGAACGCGAAGTCCAATGATTTTGACGGTTAAAGCCTTGCCTACCGTCGCCTTAACTGTGAGCCGCAAAGTTATTTACAACTCAGACAATGTTGTCCTTAATTTAACCTTTACGGGCGATCCGATTTGGGCAGGCAGTTACGTAGCAGAATCATCAGCAGGATCAGTAAGCAACACATTTACGTCAAGTTCAAACTTACTTTCGATCCCCTTAACACCTAATGTTACAACTAGGTATAGACTAGTAAATGTTACCAACACCGTTTGTGGGGCGGGAACAATAGCAGGTGTTGATTCAGCAACGGTTGAAGTTAGAATTTTAACAGCTGCTGAAAATCCGCTCAGCCGTTCTTTGAGGGTATACCCAGTGCCTACGGACGGTGCGGTTACCATCGATATTGATCAGCCGATTCGGAAAGAACCCGTACAACTCCGATTAGTAGGGACTAATGGTCGTGTTATAAAAGATATTTCAACGAAACAGCAGCAGACAATTCTTTATCTGGACAAAGAACCAGCAGGGACGTATTTACTTCAAATTAGTCTTGGTGACCAATCAACCGTGCGTAGAATACTCAAACGATGATACGGAGGTCAGTAGGAGCCTAGAGGAGTTGGTTTGTCTAGAACTTTCCAAGGCTCATTAACGACGTAATTATTTTCGGCCCGATAGTATCCGCCTTAATGGGACAATTTGTCCTGCCTGCGAATGGAGGGCATATTCCAATAGGGAAGCCCGGACAGAAACCACCCTGGATTCCAGTTTGCGCAACTGCTCCCAAAAAGGAGAATGGAACGGTTTCTGAACGGTTTGGGGTAACAATAACAGGCTGTCGGCTTCCTGTTTTAATTCAGGCGCTATGCTCAGCGCGTGCAGTTCGAGCGAAAGAGCAAGCAGGCTAAAATCATCGATGTGTCGGTCATAGTGTGTTAGCGTGCGTTGCGGATGGCGGTACGGAGAGGTACCTGTCTCTATTGCGGTTAGCCCTTCCAGCAGCGGCACATAAAACCCATCGTAGTCAATCAGGGTTAGTAACCCATTTGGATCGATCAGGATGTTGTCCGGCTTCAAATCCCCGTGGGCAAACGGTTGACCAATCAGCCAGCAAGCTAGTTTATCGAACCGGCGGGCTAATTGCTGCAGTGCCTTACAATTCCTTTCCCTACATTGTTCGACGACATATTCGGCCAACGGCTGCCCCTCTGCCCAGGGCATCGATACTACGTCAAACTCAGCTGTTGCTCCGAAGCGTGTATCGACCCATAATTCAGTAGGGTGGTACGAGAAAGGCATCAGATACGGTAAGTAATGCTCAGTCAGGTAACGACCGATGAACCACAGGCGAGTCTGGCGTTGGGGCTCCGGCCGTAGAAAACAGCGTAGCGCCATTAACTCACCGGTTCGACTGTCCTGCATTCTGAACACTACAGCAAAATTCCCGCTGCTGAAATATAGTTGACCGTTCGGTTTGCGTAAAGGTATCCAATGCGCTAATGTTTTGAGCGTTTCTGTAGATAGCTCAATCGCCTGGATGTATTCACTGATGGATGGGAACATAGACCAAAACGAGGTCAATCCTCGATGAAAATAGCCGTATAATCATCCGCGCCCAGCAGCTGCCCGGCCTGGAGTTGCTCTGTGTATTGCTTAAACGCATCAGCCGACGTTAGTGCCGTTCGGAGCGGTTCCCAGACGAGTTCGTAAAACTGCGATCCTTTTTCGCACCAATGCGCCAGGTGCCCCTGCGCCAGGCTGCCCAACGCCGTTGGCTGCTGCGCCAAATCCCGCACGGAATCTCTATTCCCTTGCAAAACTGCATACGCCAGGAGTACATACTGTCCCAGTGCATCCGAGAGCAGGGCATACTGCTGTCCCGGCTTATGAGTCCACGCGTTGGCCCGAAAGCCTTTGGACTGGGGGGGTGTGAGCCAGTTCAGCAGATAGGGGGCGGATTCGAATTGTCGCGGGTCTGGATTGGACGCCTTAAGTTCGCCCGTAAGTGGCTGAAAACAAAGCGCCACGGCATCGCCGTACACCGACCAATACATCTGTTCGTCCTGCTTATGCAAGGTGACCAGGGTAGCACCTGACCCTTCATGCATAAATTTATATCCAATTAGATAGTCACCCTGGGTTCGGGGCTGGTACTGATTAAAAAACCTCTCCCAATGGTTATCCAGCCAGCGCGCCAGTTGATCCAGATCACGAAAA is from Spirosoma taeanense and encodes:
- a CDS encoding Ig-like domain-containing protein; translated protein: MIILIRISICLFISSILFCGKVSAQLRILALGPNPVCAGQNLTIRYSANQAGTLSVHLHNGTTDLKLTETNTSAGNNQSITSTIPSSQAGGQYGVFLVNVVVSGGTSTSYTSSIVPVNVNPIPPLPIVTSPVTYCQKEVAVPLRAVATASNNTLRWYGLNATGGIGSPTPPTPSTDQAGTFNYYVSQVDPNGCESNRAVISVTVNPKPEKPVTTPLSACYNAPNPPLITSGVTASGTLKWYTVQTGGTAIPPPVLSTSVVGTFTYYVSQTNQFGCESDRAAITFTVNALPPAPTIPAQTTLYCQNAVASPLQAVAIPGASLNWYTVQTGGTATPTLTPSTADALPKTYYVSQTDANGCETAQDKRASITITTVSNPSLPTVSSLPILYCQGDNAVQLSATPTTTNTLKWYGTDATGGTATQTAPTPLTDKPGSTNYYVSQIDGNQCEGPRAAITVNVLAKPTPPGTENVTVCQNASANPVSLATGVKAVGTLKWYTTQTGGTAIPEPRLSIANAGPSVVYYVSQTINDCESDRSPIQLIVKALPEAPSVSSTPVVYCQDAIAQPLSATLTNGVLLNWYTVPSGGTASTSIIPQTSLTSSTQSTLYYYVSQTNTNNCEGPRSTITVIVNPKPARPTVTASQTACQGSAPITLSASGSNLKWYSDANSLTMIPAPTIPTTLPGTFTYFVSQTDGNGCESNRASVMATIVATPAQPATAPLSICQNAQPSALTATASPGGVLNWYTTSTGGTPLPGITPPTTIVAITTYYVSQSVNGCEGARASLDVTIRPLPQQPTVIPNPVPLCQNSAPAPLTATASGTLSWYTASSGGPALPSLIPLTSNTGLTAYYVTQTDVNNCESTRTQVLVNVKARPAVPIVGTNAITLCQNTLPTALTALAIGTQNWYTVPVDGAPAPSIIPSTANPGQSAYYVSQTVDGCESARVPVIVTVQATPLVPTVSANPIYCQGSIGSVPPLSASAPNGGTLVWYTQELGGTGTSTPPVPPINSAGTVTYYVSQNINGCESQRVKLTATIKSPPEVPTVVPQVTACQNGTAVLTATLKGGVNLNWYTVPTGGSASAVSPVPVTSSPGQFYYYVSQTDANGCESSRALVLVRVNAQPAAPLVSSVSLCQGIAATPLNVIPNGGTLNWYMTATGGVASPAAPTPNTTAPGATPYYVSLTDINGCESSRSLLLVTIAPTPAAPAVTTIAPVCQNSTPVVLTASGSNLKWYSDATSSTVSPSILQTTQAGTFNFFVSQTVNTCESPRALVTAVVNALPSVPGVVVNQTGCQDAIVQPLTATGTNLQWYDQNDNMISPPTPATKVDIVQIYTYKVTQTNNGCASPKATVQYTVNVTPIPGVVSPVSLCQNSVATPLQATGTNLKWYGPTGTVTANAPLPVTSTVSAGLSYSVSQTSTLGCESRKAEVKVTVTALPTAKLDGNASIYLGGPAVLTMTLTGVGPYSYTLSEGTTGIIESAANSSTTVRAITVIPGASTTYTIASIANACGNGTATGAAAVTVRVPTVNTAALSTTSVCSGASFTVPFSTTGEFVPGNSFSVEIASTAGDSLTRKYIPISNAVLQGPVITASIPPTVAAGQYYVRVVAANGRYPISGTRSPMILTVKALPTVALTVSRKVIYNSDNVVLNLTFTGDPIWAGSYVAESSAGSVSNTFTSSSNLLSIPLTPNVTTRYRLVNVTNTVCGAGTIAGVDSATVEVRILTAAENPLSRSLRVYPVPTDGAVTIDIDQPIRKEPVQLRLVGTNGRVIKDISTKQQQTILYLDKEPAGTYLLQISLGDQSTVRRILKR
- a CDS encoding protein kinase family protein; translated protein: MFPSISEYIQAIELSTETLKTLAHWIPLRKPNGQLYFSSGNFAVVFRMQDSRTGELMALRCFLRPEPQRQTRLWFIGRYLTEHYLPYLMPFSYHPTELWVDTRFGATAEFDVVSMPWAEGQPLAEYVVEQCRERNCKALQQLARRFDKLACWLIGQPFAHGDLKPDNILIDPNGLLTLIDYDGFYVPLLEGLTAIETGTSPYRHPQRTLTHYDRHIDDFSLLALSLELHALSIAPELKQEADSLLLLPQTVQKPFHSPFWEQLRKLESRVVSVRASLLEYALHSQAGQIVPLRRILSGRK
- a CDS encoding PP2C family serine/threonine-protein phosphatase, which encodes MRSRQQSVGKEAPAYSDNEDASRTDDGAGIWAVADGAGGTGIYAGEWAQYLVRNVSKEPFRDLDQLARWLDNHWERFFNQYQPRTQGDYLIGYKFMHEGSGATLVTLHKQDEQMYWSVYGDAVALCFQPLTGELKASNPDPRQFESAPYLLNWLTPPQSKGFRANAWTHKPGQQYALLSDALGQYVLLAYAVLQGNRDSVRDLAQQPTALGSLAQGHLAHWCEKGSQFYELVWEPLRTALTSADAFKQYTEQLQAGQLLGADDYTAIFIED